DNA sequence from the Nitrososphaerota archaeon genome:
TGGCTCAGAATGCCGAGGCCAAGATCAGGGAGGCAGGCTTCACCGATTCGCTCTGGGGCCCGGAAGTGGAGTTCTTCGTCTTCGACAGCGCGACCTGGGAAGCGAACAACCCGTTCGCGTCTGGATTCAAGATTACTTCGCGGGAGTCCGCCAACGAGGCAAGGGGGACTAACTTCCCCATCAGGTTCAAGGACGGGTACTACCCGGCGCAGCCAGTCGACACGCTGAGCGACTATAGGAGCGTCTGCGTCAACTACATGAGGGACGGTTTCGGGATCCTAAGCAACGCTCACCACCACGAGGTGGCGACGGCGGGACAGTGCGAGATAGACGTCTACCGGGACGAGCTCGTGACCATGGCGGACAGCGCCATGACCTACAAGTTCGTCACCAAGAACGTTGCGTCCAAGATGGGACTTATCGCCACGACCATGCCCAAGCCCATCTTCGGGGACAACGCGGTAGGGATGCACATCCACTCGAGCCTATGGAGAAGCGGTAAGAACGCGTTCTTCGACCCAGACGAAGCCTACGCCGAGCTCAGCCAGGCTGCACGCTACTACATCGGCGGGATAATGGAGCACAGCAGGGCGCTCTGCGCCATCGTGGACCCTACCACCAACTCCTACCACAGGCTGGTCCCCGGGTACGAGGCCCCGGTGTACATCGCATGGAGCAAGATGAACAGGTCGGCGAACGTTAGGATTCCGGCCTATGAGAAGGGCTCAGAGGGGGCGAAGAGGGTGGAGTTCCGGACCCCCGACCCGTCCTGCAACCCGTACCTGGCCTTCGCTGCCATAACTGCGGCGGGCCTCGACGGGATGAGGAGGAAGACTGAGCCAGGTGACCCGGTGGACGAGGACATCTACAAACTCTCCCCTGAAAAGAGGAGAGAGATGAACGTGGGGGAGCTGCCGGGGAGTTTGAAGGAGGCCGTGGAGAGCCTCAAGAGCGACTCGGCGTTCCTGGAGGGCATATTCCCGAAGGACCTGGTCGAAGTGATGATGGAACTGGAGATGGAGGCCTACAGTGCGGTATCGGCTCGTCCCCATCCCTACGAGTTCTATCTGTATTTCGATTTGTAGCTCCGAAGGGACCACGGTTCTTCAACGCACCCTGCCTGTTGTAAGACGACCTGGCTCTGACTCCCGTGAGAGATAGGATAGCTCATTACGTGTAGAGGGTCACTGTCAGTGTGGCTCCTCGCACGGAAACAGAGATCGCGCCCGTCGACGCCCTTCCGCCAAAAGTGATCATGGTGTATCATCTCTCCCCGCGTCGGAAGGTCCTACAGGGTAGCTTCTGGCTGAGGGACGTCCCCGGTACTCTGGCTGCGGCAGCGGGTCAGCTGACGCGTAGTGGTGAGAATCTTGTCGCGACATCTTCCACGAGCCTTCCGGGCACCGACCTCGCTGAGTGGTCCTTCTTCGCTGAAGAAGGAGACGATTGGCGGGGATTGAAGAAGATGCAGGAGTCCCTCGAAGAGTCCCCCGGTGTCGTGAAGACCGCCATCAGGGAGGGAAGGGAAGGGATGGTTGTGGGCACCCTCCATTATCCTCTCCGTTTGAGCACGGGCGAACAGGCCATGGTCTTGGGCAGAAAAGACCTCAGGGGAATGTTCGACTACATGTTGTCCGTCTTCGGCTCAGGAGGGAGAGTCATGGTCTACGAACAGGGCGTCGCCAGTGGAATCGAGGCAGGGAAACACTTCTGGGGAGTAATCGGAAGGGAGAACTTCGGACGAAGATTTCCAGACATGGTATCGCTCTACGGGGCCCATGGCTGGGGTCGTGTCGAACTAGTCAACTATTCGGCACAGCCGCTCCGCGTGACTGCAAGGATGTATGACTGCTTCGAATGCGTAGGCGGTACGTCGTCCGAAACACCAAAAGCCGATTTCGTCAGAGGGCACGTAGTAGGATCTCTACAGACGATGACTGGCAGGCCCATCGAGTGCGAGGAGACGAAGTGCGTCTCGATCGGCGACGCCTACTGCCAGTTTGAAATCCGTGAGAAATCACCGGGCTAGGCCTGCCGGGGGAAGAGAGCGCTATGCCCACTTTTCGTTGTGCCACTACCTCCTACACTTCGTCCCGTGAGGGCACGAACAGAGATGGACGGGATCTCAATTGCGCCCCTTTAATTACCTCGCCGCCAGCGCTTCCCTATCGGAAGAACTATCGGTAGGATGTGTGAAAGAAAATGAGTTTCGGACAACGAGGAGGGTATGGCAATCGAGGAGGTTTCGGAGGACGATCCGGTTCCTTCAACAAGCCAGTCGAGGTCGGTAAGGAGTACGATGTTACTATCTCCGACACGAGCAGGCGCGG
Encoded proteins:
- the glnA gene encoding type I glutamate--ammonia ligase, coding for MTFKITEDGKFVKRTFRAGEVLDQVQGQSVKFVDLQFTDVPGRLRHVTLPSEMMSEQMFSDGVAKLDGSSVRGFVDIHESDMLLVPDPSTFGVVPWIEDSVKTARLICDVRSGYGAGRFSRDPRHVAQNAEAKIREAGFTDSLWGPEVEFFVFDSATWEANNPFASGFKITSRESANEARGTNFPIRFKDGYYPAQPVDTLSDYRSVCVNYMRDGFGILSNAHHHEVATAGQCEIDVYRDELVTMADSAMTYKFVTKNVASKMGLIATTMPKPIFGDNAVGMHIHSSLWRSGKNAFFDPDEAYAELSQAARYYIGGIMEHSRALCAIVDPTTNSYHRLVPGYEAPVYIAWSKMNRSANVRIPAYEKGSEGAKRVEFRTPDPSCNPYLAFAAITAAGLDGMRRKTEPGDPVDEDIYKLSPEKRREMNVGELPGSLKEAVESLKSDSAFLEGIFPKDLVEVMMELEMEAYSAVSARPHPYEFYLYFDL